A segment of the Aridibaculum aurantiacum genome:
GAATACCTGGTGCAGTTGCAGCAAAAAGAAAGTGAGGCAACGGGTATATCTTCCTTAAAAGTGGGCTTCAACAATGTGTTTGGCTACTACCTGGAAGTGACCAACCTGCACAAAAGTAAAGTGCCTGAAACATGGATGCGCAAGCAAACGCTTGCCAATGCTGAACGCTACATCACTCCCGAACTCAAGAACTACGAAGAAAAAATAGTTGGCGCTGAAGAAAAGATACAAGCCATAGAACAAGACCTGTTCAATAAGCTGCTGCTGGAGTTGCAGGATTATATAGCACCGATGCAGGTAAATGGAAATGTGCTGGCTGTATTGGATTGCCTTTGCTGTTTTGCCAACAATGCATTGCAGTACAATTACAAGAAGCCAAACATTCATACCGGCAGCGCATTGGAACTACACGACAGCCGACACCCGGTGATAGAGCGTAACCTACCTGCAGGTGACAGCTATGTTTCCAACGATATTTTATTGGACCCGGCATCGCAGCAGGTGATCATTCTTACAGGACCCAACATGAGTGGTAAAAGTGCGCTGCTGCGCCAGACCGCCCTCATCACACTGATGGCTCACATGGGAAGCTTTGTTCCTGCTTCTAATGCGAACATTCCACTTACTGATAAGATTTTTACACGCGTAGGGGCAAGCGATAACCTGAGCGGCGGCGAAAGTACATTCATGGTAGAGATGAATGAAACCGCAAGCATCATCAATAACCTTACATCAAGAAGTTTGGTACTACTTGATGAAATTGGCCGCGGCACCAGCACCTACGACGGTATCAGCATTGCCTGGAGTATAGTAGAATACCTGCATGCATCACCACATGCACCTAAAACACTTTTTGCTACACACTACCACGAGTTAAACGAGCTGGAGAATAAACTGCGCGGCGTAAAGAATTATCACATCACAAACAAGGAAGTAGGCAACAAGATCATTTTCCTGCGCAAGCTTGCTCCCGGCGGCAGCACCCATAGCTTTGGTATACATGTAGCACGCATGGCTGGTATGCCTCCCAAACTTATTGATCGTGCTAACGAAATACTGCAACAGCTGGAAAGTAAGCATGTAGATGAACATATAGGCGAACATGTAAAAACGCTTTCCGCACCCAAAATGCAGCTCAGCATTTTTGATGCGCACAGTCAAACCTTTGATGAGATCCGCCAGATGCTCGACGTCATTGACATCAACCGGTTAACGCCGGTAGAGGCGCTAATGAAGCTGAACGAGGTAAAGGAAAAAGTGAAGTAGGACTTTGAAGGACGAGGTATGAGGGTGAAGTACGAGGTACAAAGCTTGAAGGACGAGGTACGAAGTAGGAAGTACGTGACTTCCTTATTATCATTTTTATCTAATAAAACAGAAATAATAAAGCCGGAAGATCTTCTTCCGGCTTTATTGCAATAAACAGTAGATATTTTTCTACCTATACTCATACACCCTGTACCCCCATGGCTCCAGTTGCTTCAATGAACTGATTTCTTCGTTTGCATTTGCAAATACATTGAAAGCATTTCCCTGCAATGCCTGGTCCTGGATATTCACAGTTTGTTGTTTACCTGAAAGGTTCAGCACTACCAGTACCCGCTTCCCTCCTTTTTCTCTTACATAAGCATACACAGCAGCAGGATCACCAGCATCCAGTTTTCTGTAAGCAGCATCTGCAGCCAGTGCTGTATTATTTTTACGAAGTGTAAGTAATGTTTTATAAAATGGTGCACGCTGAAGTTTATTGAAGGTCATTGGATCTTTTTCAAAGAATTCAATCTTCCGCAGTACTGGTTCTTCCTGTCCGCTATATATAAGTGGTATGCTGGCTTTAGCCGTTTGAGTGAACACAGCAAAAGGCTCATGCACTTTACCAGGCATGGTTCCATAATCAGCTTTGTTCCAGCTGTTCTCGTCGTGGTTGCTGGTGAAATACATATACATAGCATTGGCAGGAAATTCCTGGTTATTGTGCTGGATCACGCTATCAAGAGCAGAAGCAGGTCGAGAACCATTGGCTACTTCTTTCATCTTACTGAACATTGGCCACGCATAGCTAGCATGAAAACCTACTGTATGAAGCGAAGGCTTATCACCTTCAGCCAGCATAAACAGTTGCTTTTCCTTTTGCAGCGTTGCTATACAATCCTTCCAAAAATCATCCGGCACATCACCAGCTACATCGCACCTGAAACCATCCACACCTGTTTCAGTTACCCAAAACTTCATGCTGGCAGTCATGCTATCATGTAACTCGCGGTTGTCATAATTCAGCTCACGCACATCCGTCCAATCGTAAGGAGCAATGAAGTTGCCGGTGCTGTCTTTGGTAAAGAAATCCGGCTTTTGCTGCAGCCAACGATGGTCAGCGCCGGTATGATTGGCTACCCAATCAATAATTACTTTAAAACCTTTTTCATGTGCAGAATTCACCAGGCGCTTCCAATCGTCCATGGTTCCAAACTCAGGGTTGGCAGCTGTATAATCAGCTATAGCATAATAACTGCCTAACGTGCCTTTCCTGTCCTTTACACTAATGGGTTGAATGGGCATGAACCACAGCGTTTGCACACCCATTTCCCGTAGCCTGTCAAGATGCGCAGCAAAGGCATTGAAAGTACCTTCTGGTGTGTACTGGCGGATGTTTACTTCATAAATATTCCCCTGCAGTATCCATTCAGGCGCATCTGCAGATTGTGTAGCAGTATCATTTTGTGTAGCCGCCGTTTGGTTTGCATTGTTCTTACACGAAAAGAAAAAACAAACGAGCAAAGGCAGCAAAAGGTTAGAGCAAAGTTTCTTCATTAGTAGAAAATTTTAGCAGCTAAACTACTCATAATGAAGGATAATGAAATGGTGATACCAATAAGGTTTTTATTAAGGCTGTAAGTGTATTTTCGCTGCTATTCAATTTTTACAAGATTGCCATGCAAGAAAAAGTAATGTATTACCGAGACTACCTTGAACTGGAAAAGATTTTGAACAGCCAGCACCCGGTAAGTTTTGAACAACCCAATACGCCGGCACATGATGAAATGTTATTCATCATCATTCACCAGGCATCAGAACTGTGGTTTAAGCAAATACTTTTTGAGCTTGATTTTGTAATGGAAGTTTTCAAAAAAGAAAAGATCAACGATAACTCTGAAGATCTGAACCTTGTACGCCACCGGCTGAACCGAGTGATTAGAATAAACGAACTGCTGAACCAGCAGGTTACCATTCTTGATACAATGACACCGCTCGACTTCCTGGAGTTTAGGAACCTGCTTGCTCCTTCATCCGGTTTTCAAAGTGTGCAGTTCAGGCTGATAGAAGCGCGTCTTGGCTTACAGCTACAAAAGCGCCACGAGTTTGATTATTACAAACGCACCAACGAAGGTGGCTTCAACAGCGATGATTATAAATCGATCAACAATGTAGAGAATGAGCAAACACTTTTGCAGCTGCTGAACACATGGCTGGAGCGCATGCCATTCTTCGAAATGAAGTATTGGAAGTCATTCCAGCAAACAGCAACCAGCAACGATCTTCATCCTTTCTGGGCTACCTACCGAGATATATATGAACAGGGACTAACTGAAAGAGAAAAGAGTAAGCTGCCTGAATTTGATTTCATATTTTTTGAAAAAGCGCTTGAAGGCTATACTGCTGAACAGCTGCACAACCTGCGTTCTGACCTTTCGCCCAAGGCTATGAAGGCTGCGCTCTTTATTATGCTGTACCGCGACTTCCCTGTGTTTCAAACCTCTTACCAGATCCTGGATGCTTTTGTAGAGATTGATCATATGATGAGCAACTGGCGGCACAAACATTTTATAATGGTAAGGCGAATGATTGGCATGCGCAGCGGCACGGGCAATACGTCGGGCAGCGGCTACCTGGAAGGTGCTATGACAAAGCATTATGTTTTCAAAGACCTGGCAACGCTTTCCACTTTCCT
Coding sequences within it:
- a CDS encoding tryptophan 2,3-dioxygenase family protein; this translates as MQEKVMYYRDYLELEKILNSQHPVSFEQPNTPAHDEMLFIIIHQASELWFKQILFELDFVMEVFKKEKINDNSEDLNLVRHRLNRVIRINELLNQQVTILDTMTPLDFLEFRNLLAPSSGFQSVQFRLIEARLGLQLQKRHEFDYYKRTNEGGFNSDDYKSINNVENEQTLLQLLNTWLERMPFFEMKYWKSFQQTATSNDLHPFWATYRDIYEQGLTEREKSKLPEFDFIFFEKALEGYTAEQLHNLRSDLSPKAMKAALFIMLYRDFPVFQTSYQILDAFVEIDHMMSNWRHKHFIMVRRMIGMRSGTGNTSGSGYLEGAMTKHYVFKDLATLSTFLIERRRLPQLPMELIQKLSFALDDE
- a CDS encoding alpha-amylase family glycosyl hydrolase, whose product is MKKLCSNLLLPLLVCFFFSCKNNANQTAATQNDTATQSADAPEWILQGNIYEVNIRQYTPEGTFNAFAAHLDRLREMGVQTLWFMPIQPISVKDRKGTLGSYYAIADYTAANPEFGTMDDWKRLVNSAHEKGFKVIIDWVANHTGADHRWLQQKPDFFTKDSTGNFIAPYDWTDVRELNYDNRELHDSMTASMKFWVTETGVDGFRCDVAGDVPDDFWKDCIATLQKEKQLFMLAEGDKPSLHTVGFHASYAWPMFSKMKEVANGSRPASALDSVIQHNNQEFPANAMYMYFTSNHDENSWNKADYGTMPGKVHEPFAVFTQTAKASIPLIYSGQEEPVLRKIEFFEKDPMTFNKLQRAPFYKTLLTLRKNNTALAADAAYRKLDAGDPAAVYAYVREKGGKRVLVVLNLSGKQQTVNIQDQALQGNAFNVFANANEEISSLKQLEPWGYRVYEYR